In Candidatus Devosia phytovorans, the DNA window CCAGCACGGCGACCACGGCCGGGCCGAAGGCCAGCCAGGAACCGGCGGCCAGCATGGCGCCCATGCCCGCCCACATGATGGAGGCGAAGGCTTCGCTCAGCGTGGCGGCGCGCGAGGCGACCTGGCGGCGGCGGAACATCGAGCGCTTGGCGACGACGCGAAACCAGAGCTGGATGGCGGTGGCCGAGCCGGCCGAGAGCATGGCGCCAAATGCGGTGATCAGCGCCATCTGCCAGGAGGAGAGGGCCATCAGCAGCAAAAGGGGTGCCATGACGCAGAGGATGACGGTCAGCACGGCCTCGATCTTGGCGAAGAGCACGGTGCGTGGCGAGACGGGCGCGGTGACCACGAGGTCATGCGCATCCTCTCCGGAAATGGCGAGCCAGGCGAGACCGCCGGCCAGTTGCCCGGCGGCCATGATCAGCACCGGCACGACCACGACGAAGGCGCCGGCATTGCTGCCGAAATTGTGCCAGAGCAGCAGGGCCGGCGGCAGCAGGTAAAGGATCTGCATCAGCGTCTGAGACAACAGCCAGGGATCGCGCTGCAGCAGGCGCCATTCCTTGAGGCGCAGGGCGTGGCGCTGCGAGGCCTTCTGGAAGGAATTGCGCGAGACGCGTCGCTTGCTGCGGATATGGGTGAGGCCGGCAGCGGAGGTGGCGTGCTGGCCATAGCTGGGTGCCGCCAGGGCTATGGTGGCGATCAGCGCGGTGACGCCGATGACCAGCATGGTGGTCAGCGCGTCGCCATAGCCCATGACGGCCTTGGCGGGCAGCCAGAAGGCGCTGTCGACTGCAGGGGCGAGATCAATCAGGGCCTGCGACTGGAACAGGGCGAAGCGCGACATGTCGCCGTAATAGAGGATGGCGGCGGCCTGAATGCCGATGACAAAGCCGGCGCCGACGACGGCCGCCACGATCTGGGCAATCAGGCGGGTCTGCTTGGGCCCGACGAGGCGGAACAGCAGCAGCGTGATGCCGATGGAAATGGCGGTGGAAATGGCGCCCATGGAAAAGACCACGCCATAGGCAAAGAGCCAGCGCGGGCCATCGAGCAGGGCGAGCATGTTGATCAGCGGGCTGGCGAGCAGGCCCGGCAACAGCATGGAGGTGAGCGCCACAGCGCCGGTGCGCACGGCAAAGACGCGGCGCGACGAGGCGGGCGAGGACAGCACCAGGTCGAGGTCGGAGCGGCCATAGTAGACGCGGGTGACCGCTTCGAGCGCCTGCGACAGCATGATGGTCCAGAACAGGACGCCGGTGCCGGTCAGCATGACCAGGGTCGCCGCATCCTCGTTGATACCGCGGCCGGCCCAGGGACCGACAAGCCCGAGCGCCATCAGGTGCAGGATGATGACCACGACGGCAAGGAAGATCACCAGGCCGACGCTGCGGGCGCGGCGACCGCCGGTCATCATGGCGACCCAGTCGCGCCAGCCCAGCATCAGTTCATGGCGGGCAAACCAGGCGATGGAGGCCGGTGCGGCGCTCATGCGGCCTCTTCGGTGCCCTGCGCCACCAGATCGAGGAAGATGTCTTCGAGGCTGGACTCGCGGCCGATATGACTGCGCAGTTCGGCCAGGGTCCCCTCGGCGATCAGCCGGCCGCCGGTGATGACACCGATGCGTTCGGCCATGCGTTCGGCGACTTCGAGGATATGGGTGGTCATGATGACGGTGACGCCCTCGCGCACCTTGCCCAGCAGCACATCCTTGACGGTGCGGGCGGAGCCGGCGTCGAGGCCGGTCAGCGGCTCGTCGAGGATGATGAGCTTGGGGTCATGCACCAGCGCGCCGGCCAGAGCGACCTTTTGCAGCATGCCCTTGGAAAAGCCGCCGCAAAGGTCGTTGGCATGGGGCCTGAGGCCCAGCCAGTCGATCAGTTCATTGGCCTTGGCCTGGGCTTGCCTGCTTTCGACCTGCCAGAGGCCAGCGACGAATTCGAGATATTCGAGCGGGGTCAGGCGGTCATAGACCATGGGTTCGTCGGAGACCCAGGCCAGCATGCGCTTGGCGGCGATTGGGTCGCGCCTTGCGTCGATGCCGAAGATGGAAATACCGCCGCTATCGGGCTGCAAGAGGCCCGCGACCATGCGGAGGATCGTGGTCTTGCCGGCGCCATTGGGACCGAGCAGGGCATAGAATTCGCCGGCCCTGATGGTCAGGTCGAATTGCTTGATGACCGGACGGTCGAAGCTCTTGTTGAGGCTCGTAACGGCGAGGGCAGGGACGGTCATAGGCGTCGCTCCGGCGGGAATAGCCGGTCAAACCTATGCGGAGAGCCTTTCCCGCATGTGAATCGGAAGCGTTAAGATTTTGGTATGCCTGCACTTTTGTGCAGGGCCGCTGTGCGCAAAGGACGATTGTCGGGCGCTATATCGGCCTTTTACGGTGAACCGGCCCGCTCGCCCCATGGCGGGATTCTCTTCATTGCCTGCCGTGGCCCGGTTTTCACCGATGGCCAGACGCGTCCGGAGCCGACCATGACTACCCCCAATTCCTCGATCTCCGGTCTCGGCGATACCAATACCAAGCTGGCCATCCTCGCCATGGCCATCGGCTCCTTCGGCATCGGCACCGGCGAATTCGCCATCATGGGCCTGTTGCGCAACCTGGCCGGCGACCTGCAGATTTCCATCCAGGACGCGGGCCATGTGATCAGCGCCTATGCGCTGGGCGTGGTGGTGGGCGCGCCGCTGTTTGCAATCCTCTTTGCCCGCACGCCGCGCAAGCCGCTGATGATCTGGCTGATGGGTCTGTTTGCCGTCGGCAATATCGGCAGCGCCGCAGCGCCGGAATACTGGTCGCTGCTCGGCCTGCGTTTCCTTTCCGGCCTGCCGCATGGCGCCTATTTCGGCATTGCCGCGCTGGTGGCGGCATCCATGGTTGATGTCGGCTATCGCGCCCGGGCCGTGGGTCGCGTCATGCTGGGCCTGACCATTGCGACCCTGATCGGCATGCCGCTCGCCACCTGGCTGGGCCAGTATATGGGCTGGCGCCCGACCTTTGCCGGCGTCGGCGTGATCGGTGCCATGGCCGTGGTGATGATTTTCCGTTTCGTGCCCGCGGTGAAGCTGGCGGAGGGCGCGAGCCCGTTGACCGAACTTTCCGCGCTGCGCCGGCCACAGGTCTGGCTGACGCTGGGTATCTGTGCCGTCGGCTGCGGCGGCATGTTCTCGGTCTTTACCTACGTCGATCCGCTGCTGATCGATGTCGCGCATATTCCCCAGGTCTGGGTGCCGCTGGTGCTGGCGCTATTCGGTGTCGGCATGACGCTGGGCAATATCATTGGGGCGACCATGGCCGACAAGGCGCTGATGCCCACCATTGGCGGCATGCTGGCCTTCAACGTGATCAGCCTCGCCATCATTCCGTGGACGGCGCAGCTCTGGCTAACGGCGTCGATCAGCGTGCTGCTGGTCGGCTTTACCGTGGCGATCGGCACGGCGCTGCAGACGCGGCTGATGGATGTAGCTGCCGATGGGCAGACGCTGGCTGCGACGCTGATGCATGCGGCGTTCAACACAGCAAATGCCCTGGGCGCGCTGCTGGGCGGCATGGCGATAGGCGCAGGCTGGGGCCCGGCAGCGACCGGTCCGGTCGGCGCGGTTCTGGCGGTGGGTGGGCTGATCCTCTTTATGATCTCGGCCATGCTCGACAAACACCAGCGCCGCTGGCAACCGCTGGATGTGGTGCCGCAACCAGCCGAATAGAGGAATGCAAAAGGGCGGGTACCGAGGTACCCGCCCTTTTGTTTCAGACGATCAGGTCTCAGGCGACGGAAAGCTTGACGTCGACATTGCCGCGGGTGGCGTTGGAATAGGGGCAGACTTCGTGGGCCTTGTGGACCAGCGCTTCGGCGTCAGCCTTGTCGAAGCCGGGCAGGGTCACCTTGAGCTCGACGGCGATGTTGAAGCCCTTGGCGCCTTCATTGGCATTCTCGCCAAATGAAACCGACGCGTCGATGGTGGCTTCGTCCGGAATCTTGACCTTTTCGCCACGAGCGACGGCCTTGAGGGCGCCGAGGAAGCAGGCCGAATAGCCGGCGGCAAACAGCTGCTCGGGATTGGTACCCGGACCGTCATTACCGCCCATGGCGGCCGGGGTGTCCAGCGTCACTTCGAGGCGACCGTCGTCGGTCTTGCTGGTGCCGGTGCGGCCGCCGGTGGTGTGGGCGTGAGCGGTGTAGACGGCTGACTTGATGGACATGGAAAACTCCTGAAGATCCGTGTTGATGGGTATTCAATAGCGCACAATTAAATTGTGTGCAATTGAAAGTTGCTGTGCTATTGTGATGGTGTTCTCGTGAGGGTGCCGATGGCCAGCAAAACCGATCCGATGCAACTCGATTCCATGTTGTGCTTTGCCGTCTATGCGGCGGGCCACGCCTTCACGCGGTTCTACAAGCCGCGTCTGGACGCGCTGGGCCTCACCTATCCGCAATACCTGGTGTTCCTGGTGCTCTGGGAAAAGGATGGTCTGACGGTAAAGGCTTTGGGGGAGAAATTGTTCCTCGACAGCGGCACGATCACGCCCCTGCTCAAGCGCCTGGAAGCGCGCGGCCTGTTGCGCCGGCAGCGTGATGCGGATGACGAGCGGCTGGTGCGGATTTTCCTGACCGACGAGGGCAGGGCGCTGCGCGAACAGGCGCTGGCTGTGCCACTGGCCGTGGGCAAGGCGCTGGGCGGCAAGGCCGAGGACGCGGCTCACCTGCGCGAGGCGCTGCACCTGCTGCGCGAGCGACTGGACGAAGCTGAGTAAGGTCGGGCTACTCCGTATGGGGAGTTGCAACACCGAGTGGGTGGGACCTCTCGGTGGAGACTGTGGATCGAATTATTGCAGCCCCACGGCGTCCACCATACCGCCGTCACAGCCGCCATCGGTGGGACGCGCCGCGAGGATCAACCGGCCGAAACTGTCGGGGCCCTGCGGCTGGCCGGTGAGGCCGATGGTGAGTTCGTCGATCAGGCGACGATTGCCGTCATTGACGCAGGAGAGGCGCACGCGGTCGCCGGCGCCGGGGCCAAAAGCCTCGTCGAAGGCCGCGCGAACCTGGCCCTGGGTCAGGCGCTTGCCGATATTGCTGGCGAAGAGGTCGCGCACCACGGTTTCGTTGACGGCATCGAGCAGGTCGAGGGAGTCGCCGAAATAGGCCTCGGCGTCGCCGTCATAGCAAGTGCCATGGGTGATCCATTCGTGGCGGTCGAGACCGGAGTGGGTGCCGGGCATCAAGATCTGCAGCTCATCGCGAAGAGCGTCGGAAATGTCGGGCTCGGGCAGCAGGTCCCAGTCGCCCTGCTCATCCAGTGCCACTGTTTCTGCGTCCACCCCGCAATAATCGCGGGAACGCGGCTGCGGCCAGAGGCCGTGCAGGGCGAAATTGCCGGCATCGAACCGGTCCACGGTCTGGCTTTCGCATTCGGCACGATCGGGTCGGGTTTCGCAGAAGGCCGGCTGCCAGCTGATAGCCAGCACATATTGGGTGCGTTCCTGCGCCAGGGTGGGCGCGGTCAGCAGGCCAAGCAAGGCAAATGCGGACATGAAACGCATGGATCAAAGCCTCAAATGAACATGGGCGGCCCTTAGAGGCCGCCCATCGAGCCTAGAGCGTTATACGATAGACACCAAAGCCTTCGGCGTTGGTTTCGCCGGTTGCCTCGATGCTGACGCCCGAAACGTCATCGACATAGTCGGCACCCTTGGGGCCGGTGGTGAAGAGCACCGAGGTGTCACCGATCGGGGCCAGAGACCAGTTGCCGTCGGCGGACGGGCTGATGGTGCCGTTTTCGACGATGAAGCGGATGATGATGTCGCGATTGGTGTCGGGACCGACAAAGACGATCTTTTCCGCATTGATGCCGGGGAAGGTGCCGCCGCCGCTGGCGCGGTAATTGTTGGTGGCGACGATGAATTCCTGGGCGGGATCGATCGGCTGGCCGTCATAGCTCAGCTCGACGATGCGATTGGCGTCGGGGTTAGTCTCTTCCTTGCCGTCCGAGGAATATTTGCTCGGCTGGGTCAGGTCGATCTTGTAGGTAACGCCGTCGATCACGTCGTAATTGTAGGACGGGAAGTCGAGGTTGATCAGCTCGGCGTCGATGGCGCCAGCTTCGACCTGGTTGAAGATGCCCGCCGAGCGTTCAAGCCAGTTCTTCACATCGGCGCCGGTGATTTTCACCGCCTGGATGGTGTTGGGATAGAGATAGAGGTCAGCCACATTCTTGATAGCAACCGGGCCGACGGGCACGTCGGTGTAATAGTCCGGACCACCACGGCCGCCGGCCTTGAAGGGAGCCGCGGCCGAGAGGATCGGCAAAGCCTCCCATTCGGTGCCCTTCATCATCTGTTCGATATACCAGGTCTGGGCCTGGCTCACGATCTGCACCGACGGATCGTCGGCGACGAGGGCGAAATAGGAATAGAGCGGAGCCGAGGTCTCGCCCACGGCGCGACGCACATATTCAAGCGTTTCGTCATGGTCGGTCTGGGCGGCAGCGAGGACTTCGGCCTCGTCTTCGACCAGGGCATTGACCTTGCCATCGACACGCTCGGAGATCGGGCGGGCTTCGGATGTGTGCGAGACGACGGTCCACTTGCCGTCGGCGTCCTGCTCAAGCAGCAGGTCAATCAGACCCATGTGGCTGCCCCAGAAGCCGGGCATGACGGCAGGCGTTCCGGCCAGTGTGCCAGCTTCGATATCGACGCCTTCGATGCCTTCATAATCCGGACCCGGGAAGACCAGATGCTGGTGGCCAAGCATGATCGCATCGATGCCTTCGACGGCTGCCAGCTGCAGGGCCATGTTTTCGCCGCCGGTCGCCTGATCGGCGGCAATGCCGGAATGGCAGAGGGCGATGACGATATCGGCGCCTTCTTCCTTGATCCTGGGTATATAGGCCTGCGCCGTCTCGACGATGTCGCGGGTGTTGACCTTGCCAGTCAGGTTGGCAGCGTCCCAGGTCATGATCTGGGGTGGCACGAAGCCGATGAGGCCGATCTTGATGCTCTTGGCTGCGCCCGAGCCGTCGGTCAATTCCTTATCGATGATAAGGTAAGGTTGGATATAGGTCTCGTCGTCCAGCACATTTGCGGCCAGTTCGCCCTTCACCAGATTGGCGGAGACGAAGGGGAAGTCGGCGCCGGCCAGGGCCTTGTCGAGGAATTCGAGGCCGTAGTTGAATTCGTGATTGCCCAGCGTTGCGGCTTCATAGCCCAGGGTGTTCATCGCGGCGATGACGGGGTGGACATTGCCATCGAGGCCCTTCTCATAGGCGATATAGTCGCCCATCGGATTGCCCTGGATAATGTCACCATTGTCGACCAGCAGGGAATTGCCCGCTTCGGCGCGGATAGACTCAATGATCGAGGCGGTGCGGGCCAAGCCCATGGTGTCATTGGGGGCGTCGGCAAAATAGTCATAGGCGAAAACCGCGACATGCAGGTCGGTGGTTTCCAGAATGCGCAAATGGGCCTGATTGGCCTGGGCCATGGTGGCGAAAGGATGCATGGCGGCCATGGCTCCAACACTCGCGGAGCCGGCGAGGAATGTACGGCGAGAAATCGTGGGCAGGAAATTCATTGGTGTCTCCCTGAGGCGTTCAGTTTCGAACTGGACCGGGGGCTGGAGGCTCCCGGGCCGGGCGCGCGGCCCGTCGCGTCGCGCTTCGCATGAAAGCGCAAAAGCTCTTGCCGTCCGGAAATGACGTTGGGATGACGGCGGCGTGATCAGGCTATGGAAGTTTGACCGGTTGGTCAATTTATGACAGCGGCCTGCCCACCGGAACCGATTGCATCGGCATGGCTTGTTGCTAGGCTTGGGGATCGATCGGAGAATTCGCAGATGAAGTGGCGTGGCAGGCAGCAGAGTTCCAACATCGAGGACCGGCGCAGCCAGGGCGGCGGCGGCCTTGGCGGGCTGGGCGGCAATCCTTTCGGCCGGGGTGGTGGCGGCATTCGCTTGCCCTCGGGCGGGGGGCGCGGCTCGCGTGGCGGCTTCGGTAGCCTGATCGGCATCGTGGTGGTGCTGGGTATTATCTGGCTTGTGACCGGCACCAATCCGCTCGACATGCTGAGCGGTGGTGGCAGCAGTTCGTCTACCCAGTCCAATGCCTCGCGGCAGGTGCCGACCACGGGCGAAGAGGCCGAGTTGCGCGAATTTGTCGGTGTCGTGGTCAAGGAGACCGAGGATCTGTGGACCGAGGTCTTCGAGGCATCGGGCGAGAATTATCCCGAGCCCAGGGTCGTGTTGTTCAGCGGCGGCACCAATACCGGCTGCGGCTATGCCGATTCCAGCACCGGGCCGTTCTATTGCCCCGGCGACAGTCAGGTTTACATCGACCTGAGCTTTTATGATCAGTTGCGGTCCGAATTCGGTGCGCCGGGCGATTTTGCTCAGGCCTATGTGCTGGCGCATGAAGTGGGTCACCATATTCAGAACCTGACGGGCGTGCTGCCCGAGTTCAACCAGCGTCGCCAGTCGATGAGCACGGAAGAGGCCAATGCCTATTCGGTCCGCGTCGAGCTGCAGGCGGACTGCTATGCCGGCGTCTGGGCCAGCTATGCCGGCCAAGAAGACCTGCTGGACAATGGCGATATCGAGGAAGCGCTCAACGCCGCCGAACAGATCGGCGATGACACGCTGCAAAAGCGTATGCAGGGCTTTGCGGTGCCGAAAACCTTCAACCACGGCACGTCGCAGCAGCGGAAGACCTGGTTCGAGCGCGGATATTCGAGTGGCAACCCGAGCCAGTGCGATACGTTTTCGGGGAGTGTTTGAGGGTTAGGGGCGGTCGCGCATGATGGTTTCGTAGTCCTGTGCACTACTGAAGATGCGCAAGATCAGCACGTTATCGCGTTGCGCGTCATAGACTATCACCAAACGCTCAAATGGCGTCTGCCGGATGCCAGGGCCGAAGTCGGGCCTTGCAATACCGCTGTCCGGCGCTGTTCCAATCAGTTCGCACCGTGCCATGATCCGTTCGATGTAGTTTTGTGCTGTCCGGGAGAAGCCTGACATCTCGACGATGTATAAGAATATGGCGTCTAGGTCGTCCCGCGCATCATCAGAGTAGTTGACATCAGGTGGTGTCATGTCGGCGCGCGCGCTGTTGTTCGAGCCGCTCAGCGGATTCAAACTGGCGCCGCATGTGTTCACGCACGGATGCTGCACTATGAACCGGACGCGAAGGATCTGCGGCGTGAAGAATCTGCCGCTTGAGTTCAGCCAGACGTGCTGCGTGCTGCTGCTCATCGAGCGCCATTCGGACCATCTCGTCGGCAGATTCGAACTCACCGCGTGCCACGCTCTCGCGGATTCTTTCGGCTTGGTCGTCGCTTATGGTCACGGTGAGCTTGTCTGGCTGGTCCATGTCGACCTCCGATGTCGCCCCAATGTAATGCGGCGTGCCCGGTCGGCCAAACAAAAACGCCGGAGACTGGCTCCGGCGTATTCTCAGATCAGGCAGCGGGCGCCTTGTGTTCGGGCAGTTCCGCCACGCCCTTTTGCTTGCGGACGTGGTTGAGGAAGCGCGTGAAGAGGTAGTGGCTGTCGCGCGGGCCGGGGCTGGCTTCGGGGTGGTATTGCACCGAAAAGATCGGCTTGCCCTCAACCTGCAGCCCCGCATTGGACTGGTCGAACAGCGAGACATGGGTCTCGGTGACGCCAGACGGCAGACTGGCCTTGTCGACGGCAAAGCCGTGGTTCATCGAGGTGATTTCCACCTTGCCCGTGGTCAGGTCCTTGACCGGATGATTGGCGCCGTGGTGGCCCTGGTGCATCTTGGAGGTGGTGCCGCCCAGGGCCAAGCCGAGCAGCTGGTGGCCGAGGCAAATGCCGAAGACGGGTTTGCCGGTTTCCATCAGCGTCTGGATGGTGGGCACGGCATATTTGCCAGTCGCCGCCGGATCGCCGGGGCCATTGGAGAGGAAAATGCCGTCGGGATTGTGCGACAGCACATCGGCTGCCGTGGCGGTGGCCGGAACGACGGTGACCTTGGCGCCCTGGTCGGCGAGGCAGCGCAGGATGTTGCGCTTGGCACCATAGTCGATGGCGACGATGTGGAAATCGGCATTGTCGAGCTGGCTATAGCCCTTGTCCCATGCCCAGCCGGTCTGGTCCCAGTGATAGGTCTGGGCGGTGGTGACTTCCTTGGCAAGGTCAAGCCCTTCAAGGCCCGGGAACGCATTGAGTTCAGCCGTGATCGAGGCTTCGTCGAACTGGCCATCGGGCGCATGGGCGACGACGCCGTTGGGCATGCCGTTTTCGCGGATCAGCGCGGTCAGGGCGCGGGTGTCGACGCCGGCGATGCCGACGATATTGCGCTTCTTGAGCCAGACGTCGAGTTCTTCGGCAGCGCGGTAGTTGGAGGGATTGGTGATGTCGGCCTTGATCACGACGCCACGCACGCCGGACAGAGCGGCCATATTGACCGTCTCGATGTCCTCGTCATTGGCGCCGACATTGCCGATATGGGGGAAGGTGAAAGTCACGATCTGCCCGGCATAGGACGGATCGGTTAGGACTTCCTGGTAGCCGGTCATGGCGGTGTTGAAGCAGACCTCGCCGGCGGCGTGGCCAATCGCTCCGATGCCGCGGCCTTCCAGGCGCGTACCGTCTGCCAGGATCAGAAGTGCGGTCGCGGGGGATTGCTGCCAGCCGGTCACGGTAGGGCTCCATGGTTTGTTTCAGGTAGTCGCGCGTTCAGACCGGCAAAGTCTTGCAACTTTTCCGGGCCACGCTCGCGTCAATGTCGATTGAGGCCTCTCCCTAGACGCAGCAGCCGGTCAACGCAAGTGGCGCGACGCGCTTATTGTGCCTATATGGGTCCAACAAAACGCATAGCAAGAGGATCAAAACCCATGCGCGAACAGTTCAGCGAAGGCCTGAAAGAGGCCCTCAAGGCTCGTGACCAGCGGCGCACCGCGACGCTCCGGGCCATTACCGCGGCTATCAAGGACAAGGACATCGCCATCCGCCAGGAAAACCGCGGGCCGGCGACCAATGAGGAAATCCTCGCCATCATCGTCAAGATGGTCAAGCAGCGCGAAGAAAGCTTTGCCATCTATGCCCAGGCCGGCCGTGCCGACCTCGCCACGGTGGAAAAGGAAGAGATCGACATCCTCAACGAGTTCCTGCCCAAGGGACTGACCGAAGAAGAGGTCGAGGCGGCGATCAAGGCAGCCATTGCCACCACCGGTGCCGCCGATCCCAAGGACATGGGCAAGGTGATCGCCCAGCTCAAGGCCGACTACCCGGGCCGGATCGACTTCGGCAAGGCCAGCGCCAAGGTGCGCGCGGCGCTGGCTGGCTAAGTCCTCAAGCGATGAGACGCAATGTAGCGGTCGTGACCTGGTTACGGCCGCTTCCTTTTGCTCGGTAGAGCGCATCGTCGGCGCGGTTGAGGACCGAGGAAAAGTTTTCGCCCTCGCCGCTGACGGCGACGCCAACGCTGACGGTGGCCGGTATGGACTCCATGGCGCGGCGGGTCGGGGTCTGTTCGAAGTCGGCGCGGATGCGCTCGGCGATCTGCTTGGCCTGTTCCACGAGCATGGGCTCCAGGATGGCGCAGAATTCTTCGCCGCCAATTCGGGCCACGGCGTCGTCGCTGCGCATATTGTTATGCAGGATCGCGCCGAAGTGGCGGATGACGGAATCGCCCCCGGCGTGACCGAAGCGGTCGTTGATCTGCTTGAAATGGTCGATGTCGAACATCAGCACGGCGGTGCCGGCGGGCAGATCAAGGTTTTCAAAGCGATCGAACAGGGCGCGGCGATTCAAAAGGCCTGTCAGCGAGTCGGTATTGGCCTCATGCCTGTGTTTGCGGGCGGCGCGCGAGTGGTGCAGTGTCAGCGTGATGGCGCCGATGCCGGTCAGGCCAACCAGCGACATAATGGAATTGAAGCGCTCGGCCCAATTGTCGGGAATGGCTTGCAGGACCAGATGCCCGTCGAGGGCAATCATCACCGAACAGGCAAAGAAGGAAATCGCACAAAGCGTATAGAGCACGGCGTTGGACACCAGCGCCGCCGGGGATTCATGGCGGCCACGCCAATATTCCACAGCGCAGAGCAGCATGATGATGCCGCCCATGAGGTTGAGATTGAACACGCCGATCCCGGACAGACCGGCAAACAGAGGCACGGCGAGCAGGATCAGCGAAATCGCCCAGACCACGACGGCGGGCCGTACCGAGTTTGCCGTGTCGCGGAACAGGCGCGACGCTCCATAGATCAGGCCGAAGCCGCTAAGGATCAGCGTATAGGGAGCAAGCAGGTGGAAGAGGCCCACTTCGCCATTGCGAAAGCCCAGCAGAACCATGGCGATGACCACGAGGCCAATGCCGGCCGAACCATAGGCGAGATAGGTCTCCGCCCGGGAATTCATCCAACCGATGAGCAGCGCAC includes these proteins:
- the carA gene encoding glutamine-hydrolyzing carbamoyl-phosphate synthase small subunit gives rise to the protein MTGWQQSPATALLILADGTRLEGRGIGAIGHAAGEVCFNTAMTGYQEVLTDPSYAGQIVTFTFPHIGNVGANDEDIETVNMAALSGVRGVVIKADITNPSNYRAAEELDVWLKKRNIVGIAGVDTRALTALIRENGMPNGVVAHAPDGQFDEASITAELNAFPGLEGLDLAKEVTTAQTYHWDQTGWAWDKGYSQLDNADFHIVAIDYGAKRNILRCLADQGAKVTVVPATATAADVLSHNPDGIFLSNGPGDPAATGKYAVPTIQTLMETGKPVFGICLGHQLLGLALGGTTSKMHQGHHGANHPVKDLTTGKVEITSMNHGFAVDKASLPSGVTETHVSLFDQSNAGLQVEGKPIFSVQYHPEASPGPRDSHYLFTRFLNHVRKQKGVAELPEHKAPAA
- a CDS encoding GatB/YqeY domain-containing protein, with translation MREQFSEGLKEALKARDQRRTATLRAITAAIKDKDIAIRQENRGPATNEEILAIIVKMVKQREESFAIYAQAGRADLATVEKEEIDILNEFLPKGLTEEEVEAAIKAAIATTGAADPKDMGKVIAQLKADYPGRIDFGKASAKVRAALAG
- a CDS encoding GGDEF domain-containing protein, with the translated sequence MIDNATLLIAIAFSSAALMGALLIGWMNSRAETYLAYGSAGIGLVVIAMVLLGFRNGEVGLFHLLAPYTLILSGFGLIYGASRLFRDTANSVRPAVVVWAISLILLAVPLFAGLSGIGVFNLNLMGGIIMLLCAVEYWRGRHESPAALVSNAVLYTLCAISFFACSVMIALDGHLVLQAIPDNWAERFNSIMSLVGLTGIGAITLTLHHSRAARKHRHEANTDSLTGLLNRRALFDRFENLDLPAGTAVLMFDIDHFKQINDRFGHAGGDSVIRHFGAILHNNMRSDDAVARIGGEEFCAILEPMLVEQAKQIAERIRADFEQTPTRRAMESIPATVSVGVAVSGEGENFSSVLNRADDALYRAKGSGRNQVTTATLRLIA